In Candidatus Woesearchaeota archaeon, the DNA window CTCTCTAGTTAAATTTTCACTCATAAAAACTATTTAAAAAGACTAATATATAAATTTTATTAAAAAAACGCCAAAGGATTTATAAAAACAAAACAAATTCTCAAAAACATGAATTATGAAGACATGTTAAAACAGGCCAGAGAAAAAATCCCTGAACCTTCTAAAAATACAGAGAGATTTGAAATTCCAAAAGTTAGAGGACAAATAGAAGGAAATAAAACAATAATATCAAACTTCAACCAAATAGCAGAACACATAGCAAGACCTGCGCAGCATCTTCTTAAATATGTACAAAGAGAACTTGCCACACCAGGAATATTTAGAAAACAAGCAGTAATCTTTGGATCAAAAATTTCCGCTTCTAAAATAAATGATGCAATAACTAACTACGTAAATGAATTTGTAATCTGTAAGGAATGCAACAAACCAGACACTAAACTAAATAAAGAAGGGGACATATATTACATGAAATGTCAAGCTTGCGGAGCAAAACACACATTTACATCAAAAAT includes these proteins:
- a CDS encoding translation initiation factor IF-2 subunit beta, with product MNYEDMLKQAREKIPEPSKNTERFEIPKVRGQIEGNKTIISNFNQIAEHIARPAQHLLKYVQRELATPGIFRKQAVIFGSKISASKINDAITNYVNEFVICKECNKPDTKLNKEGDIYYMKCQACGAKHTFTSKI